From a single Jatrophihabitans sp. genomic region:
- a CDS encoding HNH endonuclease — translation MRTYVGVTDTRWYRFLAARPHLEEVNFWRPGGDRRFGALTPGEPFLFKTHSPHNQVVGGGFYSEFASLHVSEAWEFFGEGNGAESLQELRIQVGRYRAQPIAPEDDPKIGCVFIRDTRLFAPEDTVGPPPDFASNIVQGKTYDLTTSSTASYFEAVMRRLLDAPANPAEVPPWHRPGPVYGDPRLTPYRLGQHAFQAKVLDAYSRRCSITGDKIRPVLQAAHIRPLPVGGEHRLDNGLLLRSDVHTLFDRGYLGVDPKYRLLVSRRLREEFGNGEQFYARAGQTISVPERRHDRPNPEFLEWHADEVFRAS, via the coding sequence GTGAGGACCTACGTCGGGGTGACTGATACCCGGTGGTATCGGTTCCTCGCCGCACGGCCCCATCTTGAGGAAGTGAATTTCTGGCGCCCGGGAGGCGACCGCCGATTCGGTGCGCTGACACCCGGTGAACCTTTCCTCTTCAAAACCCACTCTCCGCACAACCAGGTTGTGGGTGGTGGTTTCTACAGCGAGTTCGCGTCGTTGCACGTCTCGGAGGCCTGGGAGTTCTTCGGCGAAGGGAACGGTGCCGAGAGCCTGCAAGAATTGCGGATCCAGGTGGGACGTTACCGAGCCCAACCGATCGCCCCGGAGGACGACCCGAAGATCGGCTGCGTTTTCATACGGGACACGCGACTCTTTGCACCGGAAGACACAGTGGGTCCGCCGCCCGACTTTGCCTCCAACATCGTCCAAGGCAAGACCTACGACCTCACGACGTCCTCAACGGCCAGCTATTTCGAAGCGGTGATGAGAAGGCTGCTCGACGCTCCGGCGAACCCTGCCGAGGTCCCGCCATGGCACCGGCCGGGGCCGGTGTACGGCGATCCGCGGCTGACCCCGTACCGGCTTGGCCAACACGCGTTTCAAGCGAAGGTCTTGGACGCCTACTCCCGCCGTTGCTCGATCACCGGAGACAAGATCCGACCGGTCTTGCAAGCGGCACACATCCGCCCGTTGCCAGTGGGTGGGGAGCATCGCCTGGACAACGGCCTGCTGCTTCGATCTGACGTGCACACCCTGTTCGATCGTGGGTACCTGGGAGTCGATCCCAAGTACCGCCTGCTGGTCAGCCGTCGGTTGCGCGAGGAGTTCGGAAACGGCGAGCAGTTCTACGCTCGCGCCGGACAAACGATCAGCGTGCCGGAGCGCCGCCATGACCGTCCGAACCCGGAATTCCTCGAGTGGCATGCCGATGAGGTGTTCCGGGCTTCCTAG
- a CDS encoding alpha-amylase family protein, translating to MSERWYKEAVIYCIEVDTYQDSNGDGCGDLPGLISRLDYLARLGVTCLWLNPIHPSPKRDGGYDISDYYGVHPQLGTLGDFVELATQARSRGIRLVLDLVVNHTSDQHPWFQSARSDPNSPYRDFYVWTEDEPPDRRQGMVFPGEQTETWTMDDAAKLWYYHRFYEFQPDLNWSNPAVRAEIKKVMGFWLQLGASGFRIDAAPFVIEQTTPGVNPGPMDFTILDDWRQDIQWRNGEAVLLCEANVAPEDLPKYCAAALDGPNDRAHLMFAFGLNAKLWLALARCEAEPLVEALGSMPKLAAMAQWATFLRNHDELDLSKLTDEQRSDVMAAFAPKQDMRIYGRGIRRRLASMMNGDRARIELAYALQFSMPGTPVLRYGEEIGMGEQLALPGRLSVRTPMQWDDSRAAGFSTAPVAELIRPVSTRGAYSAKRVNVEAQQLDRQSLLRWFEELIRVLRECPEIGVGEVSVIDRPLPRSVLAHRFDAPEGAILLLHNLAATPVTLDLSGIDTGKRPHEVLADGRYEPPAKNLAHLELNGWGYRWIRLRRSSKV from the coding sequence GTGTCTGAGCGCTGGTACAAGGAAGCGGTCATCTACTGCATCGAGGTCGACACCTATCAGGACTCCAACGGCGACGGCTGCGGAGACCTGCCCGGGCTGATCAGCCGGCTGGACTACCTCGCCCGGCTCGGCGTGACCTGCCTGTGGCTCAACCCGATCCACCCCTCGCCCAAGCGCGACGGCGGCTATGACATCAGCGACTACTACGGCGTCCACCCGCAGCTGGGCACCCTCGGCGACTTCGTGGAGCTGGCCACCCAGGCCCGCTCGCGGGGCATCCGGCTGGTGCTGGACCTGGTGGTCAACCACACCTCCGATCAGCACCCGTGGTTCCAGTCCGCGCGCAGCGACCCGAACTCCCCGTACCGCGACTTCTACGTCTGGACCGAGGACGAGCCGCCGGACCGCCGCCAGGGCATGGTGTTTCCCGGCGAGCAGACCGAGACCTGGACGATGGACGACGCGGCCAAGCTCTGGTACTACCACCGCTTCTACGAGTTCCAGCCCGACCTGAACTGGTCGAACCCCGCCGTGCGCGCCGAGATCAAGAAGGTGATGGGCTTCTGGCTGCAGCTGGGAGCGTCCGGCTTCCGGATCGACGCGGCGCCGTTCGTGATCGAGCAGACCACCCCCGGCGTCAACCCGGGCCCGATGGATTTCACCATCCTCGACGACTGGCGTCAGGACATCCAGTGGCGCAACGGCGAGGCGGTGCTGCTGTGCGAGGCCAACGTCGCCCCCGAGGACCTTCCCAAGTACTGCGCCGCGGCGCTGGACGGGCCCAACGACCGCGCCCACCTGATGTTCGCCTTCGGCCTCAACGCCAAACTGTGGCTGGCGCTGGCCCGCTGTGAGGCCGAGCCGCTGGTCGAGGCGCTGGGCAGCATGCCCAAGCTGGCGGCGATGGCCCAGTGGGCGACCTTCCTGCGCAATCATGACGAGCTCGATCTGAGCAAGCTGACCGACGAGCAGCGCAGCGACGTGATGGCGGCCTTCGCCCCCAAGCAGGACATGCGCATCTACGGCCGGGGCATCCGCCGCCGGCTGGCCTCGATGATGAACGGCGACCGGGCCCGGATCGAGCTGGCCTACGCGTTGCAGTTCAGCATGCCGGGCACCCCGGTGCTGCGTTACGGCGAGGAGATCGGGATGGGCGAGCAGCTGGCGCTGCCCGGCCGGCTCTCGGTCCGCACCCCGATGCAGTGGGACGACAGCCGGGCGGCCGGCTTCTCCACCGCCCCGGTCGCCGAGCTGATCAGGCCGGTGTCGACCCGGGGCGCCTACTCCGCCAAGCGGGTGAACGTCGAGGCCCAGCAGCTGGACCGGCAGTCGTTGCTGCGCTGGTTCGAGGAGCTGATCAGGGTGCTGCGGGAGTGCCCGGAGATCGGCGTGGGCGAGGTGAGCGTGATCGACCGGCCGTTGCCGCGCTCGGTGCTGGCGCACCGTTTCGACGCCCCGGAAGGCGCGATCCTGCTGTTGCACAACCTCGCCGCGACGCCGGTGACGCTGGACCTGAGCGGCATCGACACCGGCAAGAGGCCGCACGAGGTGCTGGCCGACGGCCGGTACGAGCCGCCGGCGAAGAACCTGGCGCACCTGGAGCTGAACGGCTGGGGCTACCGCTGGATCCGGCTGCGCCGCAGCTCCAAGGTCTGA
- a CDS encoding ABC transporter ATP-binding protein has protein sequence MSALTVRRVHSAYGPVPVLRGIDLDIADGGTTAIVGPSGCGKTTLLRVIAGFERPDPGSVFIGDRQVCGDGVWVPPHRRGLGYVAQDGALFPHLTVAQNIAFGLPRTERRSRARITELLELVSLDPDYADRRPDQLSGGQQQRVSLARAVAPRPALVLLDEPFSALDAGLRASTRAAVAEALAEQGVTTLLVTHDQSEALSFADQVGVMSAGRLTQIGPPRQIYEAPLDLATAAFVGDAVTLAGALAGSVAECALGSVPIQPPATGDGTGTGTVMLRPEQIELTDSSSDGDDLAVFGVVEDVDYYGHDTMVTIRLDEPRSSVISLRHTGTAAPATGDKVGLRVRGPARWFPAD, from the coding sequence GTGAGCGCGCTGACGGTCCGCCGGGTGCACAGCGCCTACGGCCCGGTGCCGGTGCTCAGGGGCATCGACCTCGACATCGCCGACGGCGGCACCACCGCGATCGTCGGGCCGTCCGGATGCGGCAAGACGACGCTGTTGCGGGTGATCGCCGGTTTCGAACGCCCCGACCCCGGCTCGGTGTTCATCGGGGACCGGCAGGTCTGCGGCGACGGCGTCTGGGTGCCGCCGCACCGGCGCGGGCTCGGCTACGTCGCGCAGGACGGGGCGCTGTTCCCGCACCTGACGGTGGCCCAGAACATCGCCTTCGGCCTGCCCCGCACCGAGCGCCGGTCCCGGGCCCGGATCACCGAGCTGCTCGAGCTGGTGAGCCTTGACCCGGACTACGCCGACCGCAGGCCCGACCAGCTCTCCGGCGGCCAGCAGCAGCGGGTGTCCCTGGCCCGGGCGGTGGCGCCGCGGCCGGCCCTGGTGCTGCTGGACGAGCCGTTCAGCGCGCTGGACGCCGGGCTGCGCGCCAGCACCCGGGCCGCGGTGGCCGAGGCGCTGGCCGAGCAGGGCGTGACCACGCTGCTGGTCACCCACGACCAGTCCGAGGCGCTGTCGTTCGCCGACCAGGTGGGCGTGATGAGCGCCGGCCGGTTGACCCAGATCGGCCCGCCGCGCCAGATCTACGAGGCGCCGCTGGACCTGGCCACGGCCGCCTTCGTCGGTGACGCGGTCACTCTCGCGGGCGCGCTGGCCGGCTCGGTCGCCGAGTGCGCGCTGGGCAGCGTGCCGATCCAGCCGCCGGCGACCGGGGACGGCACCGGCACCGGCACCGTGATGCTGCGTCCGGAGCAGATCGAGCTCACCGACTCCTCCTCCGACGGCGATGACCTGGCCGTCTTCGGCGTCGTGGAGGACGTCGACTACTACGGCCACGACACGATGGTGACGATCCGGCTGGACGAGCCGCGCTCCAGCGTGATCAGCCTGCGGCACACCGGGACGGCCGCGCCCGCCACCGGCGACAAGGTGGGGCTGCGGGTACGGGGCCCGGCGCGCTGGTTCCCGGCCGACTGA
- a CDS encoding iron ABC transporter permease, translating to MPTALSPPDAAITADRQRPGLPVRGGVRGRVGRPGLSRRAPVGVLIAALVVSALSLIPLGYVLVQTVATGWDQAYALIVRPRVGELLRHTTALVATTVTGSVLIGVAAAWLVERTDLPLRRLWAVLFAMPLAVPAFVTSYGWVSLFPTIEGLRGATLITTLAYFPFVYLPVAAVLRRLDPALEESARSLGHSPVRVLSRVVLPQLRTAILGGALLVGLHLLAEYGALQMIRYSTFTTAIMEQYESTFNGAAATMLATVLVSLCLLLLTLDVLLRGRGRYARLGSGASRPAPRVRLGRTRPLALLAAAAVCGAAIGVPFVSVGRWLMLGGGALWTAPELPLALLSTLTLGLYAAVLTTAVALPVAWLAVRHRGWGSTLMERCTYLASAMPGIVVALAFVTVAIRYARPIYQSTLLIVVAYALLFLPRAMVSLRAGIEQAPPELEEAAKALGSPPSRVFGRVTLPLLAPALAAGAALVFMAVVTELTATLLLAPTGTRTLATEFWSLSSEIDYAGAAPYAMLMIVLSVPVSWFLLVQSHRMAGR from the coding sequence GTGCCCACCGCCCTGTCCCCACCCGACGCCGCGATCACCGCGGACCGGCAGCGCCCCGGCCTGCCGGTCCGCGGTGGCGTCCGGGGCAGGGTGGGCCGGCCTGGTCTGAGCCGCCGGGCGCCGGTCGGGGTGCTGATCGCGGCCTTGGTGGTCTCGGCGCTGTCGCTGATCCCGCTGGGCTACGTCCTGGTGCAGACCGTGGCCACCGGCTGGGACCAGGCCTACGCCCTGATCGTGCGCCCCCGGGTCGGCGAGCTGCTGCGGCACACCACGGCGCTGGTGGCCACCACCGTCACCGGCAGCGTGCTGATCGGGGTGGCGGCCGCCTGGCTGGTCGAGCGGACCGACCTGCCGCTGCGCCGGTTGTGGGCCGTGCTGTTCGCGATGCCGCTGGCGGTACCGGCCTTCGTCACCAGCTACGGCTGGGTGTCGCTGTTCCCCACCATCGAGGGGCTGCGCGGCGCGACCCTGATCACCACGCTCGCCTACTTCCCGTTCGTGTACCTGCCGGTGGCGGCGGTACTGCGGCGGCTGGACCCGGCGCTGGAGGAGTCGGCCCGCTCGCTCGGGCACTCACCGGTCCGGGTGCTGTCCCGGGTGGTGCTGCCGCAACTGCGCACCGCCATCCTCGGTGGCGCGCTGCTGGTGGGACTGCACCTGCTGGCCGAGTACGGCGCGCTGCAGATGATCCGCTACTCCACCTTCACCACCGCGATCATGGAGCAGTACGAGTCCACCTTCAACGGCGCCGCGGCCACCATGCTGGCCACCGTGCTGGTCAGCCTGTGCCTGCTGCTGCTCACCCTCGATGTGCTGCTGCGCGGCCGGGGGCGCTATGCCCGGCTCGGCTCCGGCGCGTCCCGGCCGGCCCCGCGGGTCCGGCTGGGCCGGACCAGGCCGCTGGCCCTGCTGGCGGCAGCGGCGGTCTGCGGCGCGGCGATCGGGGTGCCGTTCGTGAGCGTCGGACGCTGGCTGATGCTCGGCGGCGGCGCGCTCTGGACGGCGCCGGAGCTGCCGCTGGCCCTGCTCAGCACGCTCACCCTGGGGCTGTACGCCGCGGTGCTGACGACGGCGGTCGCGCTGCCGGTGGCCTGGCTGGCGGTGCGCCACCGCGGCTGGGGCTCGACCCTGATGGAGCGCTGCACCTACCTCGCCAGCGCGATGCCCGGCATCGTGGTGGCGCTGGCCTTCGTGACCGTGGCGATCCGCTATGCCCGGCCGATCTACCAGAGCACCCTGCTGATCGTGGTGGCCTACGCCCTGCTGTTCCTGCCCCGGGCGATGGTCAGCCTGCGGGCCGGCATCGAGCAGGCGCCGCCCGAACTCGAGGAGGCGGCCAAGGCGCTGGGCAGCCCGCCGTCGCGGGTGTTCGGCCGGGTCACCCTGCCGCTGCTCGCGCCGGCTCTGGCGGCCGGCGCCGCCCTGGTGTTCATGGCGGTGGTCACCGAGCTGACCGCGACGCTGCTGCTGGCGCCGACCGGCACCCGGACGCTGGCCACCGAGTTCTGGTCGCTCAGTTCGGAGATCGACTATGCCGGGGCGGCGCCGTACGCGATGCTGATGATCGTGCTGTCCGTCCCGGTGTCGTGGTTCCTGCTGGTGCAGTCGCACCGGATGGCCGGCCGGTGA
- a CDS encoding iron ABC transporter substrate-binding protein, which produces MKSRTKRVALAASVVATALALTGCGSDNDAGGSDTLTVYNAQHESLTKEWIDAFTKESGIKVEMRQGDDFEMANQIKQEGEDSPADVFLTENSPAMTVVENAGLFADIDDATLAQVPSQYQPSTGKWVGIAARSTVFVHNSKLTEAQLPKSMMDLADPKWKGKWGASPSGADFQAIVSAMLELEGAEATQSWLDAMKTNFKQYKGNIAVMKAVNAGQIDGGIIYHYYFAGDQSKTKENSKNTKLHFFGNQDPGAFVSLSGGGVLKSSDNAEAAQQFLKFVTGKTGQQVLQNGTSFEYPVGSGVAANAALKPLTELDEPDIDEAKLNGPEVVEMMTKAGLL; this is translated from the coding sequence ATGAAGTCTCGTACGAAGCGGGTCGCCCTGGCCGCCTCGGTGGTTGCCACGGCACTCGCGCTGACCGGCTGCGGTTCGGACAACGACGCCGGCGGCAGCGACACGCTGACCGTCTACAACGCCCAGCACGAGTCGCTCACCAAGGAGTGGATCGACGCCTTCACCAAGGAGTCCGGCATCAAGGTCGAGATGCGCCAGGGCGACGACTTCGAGATGGCAAACCAGATCAAGCAGGAGGGCGAGGACTCCCCGGCCGACGTCTTCCTCACCGAGAACTCCCCGGCCATGACGGTCGTCGAGAACGCCGGCCTGTTCGCCGACATCGACGACGCCACGCTGGCCCAGGTGCCGAGCCAGTACCAGCCGTCCACCGGCAAGTGGGTCGGCATCGCCGCCCGCTCGACGGTGTTCGTCCACAACAGCAAGCTGACCGAGGCGCAGCTGCCGAAGTCGATGATGGATCTGGCCGATCCGAAGTGGAAGGGCAAGTGGGGCGCCTCGCCGTCCGGCGCTGACTTCCAGGCCATCGTCAGCGCGATGCTCGAGCTCGAGGGCGCCGAGGCCACCCAGTCCTGGCTGGACGCCATGAAGACCAACTTCAAGCAGTACAAGGGCAACATCGCGGTGATGAAGGCGGTCAACGCCGGCCAGATCGACGGCGGCATCATCTACCACTACTACTTCGCCGGCGACCAGTCCAAGACCAAGGAGAACAGCAAGAACACCAAGCTGCACTTCTTCGGCAACCAGGACCCGGGCGCCTTCGTGAGCCTGTCCGGCGGTGGCGTGCTGAAGTCCAGCGACAACGCCGAGGCCGCGCAGCAGTTCCTGAAGTTCGTCACCGGCAAGACCGGCCAGCAGGTGCTGCAGAACGGCACCTCGTTCGAGTACCCGGTCGGCAGCGGCGTCGCGGCCAACGCCGCGCTCAAGCCGCTGACCGAACTGGACGAGCCCGACATCGACGAGGCCAAGCTCAACGGACCCGAGGTCGTCGAGATGATGACCAAGGCCGGGCTTCTCTAG
- a CDS encoding sigma-70 family RNA polymerase sigma factor translates to MTGSITGRPAVDRPVSDLMADGHFDALYRAQWWPMIRLAQGLVDDVSSAEDVVQDAFAGLYRSTTALAEPGAAVRYLRVSVVNGARSALRRRRTVRTWLGQARADEHAPAADERSLRSAEQEAARRALVVLPARQREVLTLRFLADLSDSEIADATGMSAGHVRSAASRGLATLRATLGGQL, encoded by the coding sequence ATGACGGGCTCGATCACCGGCCGGCCGGCCGTTGACCGGCCGGTGTCTGATCTGATGGCCGACGGCCACTTCGACGCGCTCTACCGGGCCCAGTGGTGGCCGATGATCCGGCTGGCCCAGGGGCTCGTCGATGACGTCAGCTCCGCTGAGGACGTGGTGCAGGACGCCTTCGCCGGCCTGTACCGCAGCACGACAGCGCTCGCCGAACCCGGTGCGGCGGTGCGCTACCTGCGGGTCAGCGTGGTCAACGGGGCCCGCTCGGCGCTGCGCCGACGCCGCACGGTCCGGACCTGGCTGGGCCAGGCGCGTGCGGATGAGCACGCGCCGGCCGCCGACGAGCGGTCGCTGCGCTCGGCTGAGCAGGAGGCGGCCCGCCGGGCGCTGGTGGTCCTGCCCGCCAGGCAGCGCGAGGTGTTGACCCTGCGCTTCCTGGCCGACCTCAGCGACTCCGAGATCGCCGACGCGACCGGCATGTCAGCCGGGCACGTGCGCTCTGCCGCCAGCCGCGGCCTGGCCACCTTGCGCGCCACCCTTGGAGGGCAGTTGTGA
- a CDS encoding SigE family RNA polymerase sigma factor yields MGGFDFDELYRTQWWPMIRLAQGLVDDVSSAEDVVQDAFAGLYRSTATLAEPGAAVRYLRVSVVNGARSALRRRRTVRTWLGQRREDEHAPPADEPSLRSADQQAARRALAVLPARQREVLTLRFLADLSDSEIADATGMSPGHVRSAASRGLATLRATLGGHS; encoded by the coding sequence GTGGGCGGGTTTGACTTCGACGAGCTTTACCGCACCCAGTGGTGGCCGATGATCCGGCTGGCCCAGGGGCTCGTCGATGACGTCAGCTCGGCCGAGGACGTGGTGCAGGACGCCTTCGCCGGCCTGTACCGCAGCACGGCGACGCTCGCCGAACCCGGTGCGGCGGTGCGCTACCTGCGGGTCAGCGTGGTCAACGGGGCCCGCTCGGCGCTGCGCCGGCGTCGGACGGTGCGGACCTGGCTGGGGCAGCGTCGCGAGGACGAGCACGCCCCGCCGGCTGACGAACCGTCGCTGCGCTCAGCCGATCAGCAGGCGGCCCGCCGGGCGCTGGCGGTCCTGCCCGCCAGGCAGCGCGAGGTGTTGACCCTGCGCTTCCTGGCCGACCTCAGCGACTCTGAGATCGCCGACGCGACCGGCATGTCGCCCGGGCACGTCCGCTCGGCGGCCAGCCGCGGCCTGGCCACCTTGCGCGCCACCCTCGGAGGGCACTCGTGA
- a CDS encoding VOC family protein — protein sequence MATEFQVTIDCAEPARLARFWCEALHYVPEPPPAGYDSWYGYLRGIGVPEDELEDGPDGDYCDSVIDPAGRGPRLWFQIVPEAKLAKNRLHLDLDVGGGRRAPLDERRRRVRAEADRLVKAGARQLSVLDQDGLEHVGIVMQDPEGNEFCLH from the coding sequence ATGGCCACCGAGTTCCAGGTCACCATCGATTGCGCGGAGCCGGCCCGGCTGGCGCGGTTCTGGTGCGAGGCGCTGCACTACGTGCCCGAGCCGCCGCCGGCCGGCTACGACAGCTGGTACGGCTACCTGCGCGGCATCGGGGTGCCCGAGGACGAGCTCGAGGACGGCCCCGACGGCGACTACTGCGACTCGGTCATCGACCCGGCCGGCCGGGGGCCGCGGCTCTGGTTCCAGATCGTGCCCGAGGCCAAGCTGGCCAAGAACCGGCTGCACCTGGACCTCGACGTCGGGGGCGGCCGCCGCGCCCCGCTCGACGAGCGGCGGCGCCGGGTCCGGGCCGAGGCGGACCGGCTGGTCAAGGCCGGCGCCCGGCAGCTGAGCGTGCTCGACCAGGACGGCCTGGAGCATGTCGGAATCGTGATGCAGGACCCGGAGGGCAACGAATTCTGCCTGCACTGA